One window from the genome of Nicotiana tomentosiformis chromosome 5, ASM39032v3, whole genome shotgun sequence encodes:
- the LOC104093444 gene encoding ubiquitin domain-containing protein 7SL RNA1-like → MDLFFQPTKGRPFAIEVGYFDSILEIKEKIQRYQGIPVPKQTLIFKGNVLDDHINVHYSDILNNSHIHLVVESESKFESDKNINIIKAEQSSPTKKLQLLLKMPTSKLGIALEMNVTDSVRRVKERIHYMEGVHVSKLVMYANGIELIDHQSLQDYGLSDNSEIDVSIIRPNYIAASTTTTSSGSSSGNNVNGSKKIRIMVLSKCGTKKIPIEVNPSDNVGHLRKELQILNQKLELDLPKEGYFFIYKQNVMDDDYSFRWHHVSQGDTIEIFNGSVTGGA, encoded by the coding sequence ATGGATTTGTTCTTTCAACCAACAAAAGGAAGGCCATTTGCAATTGAAGTTGGCTACTTCGACTCTATCTTAGAGATCAAAGAAAAAATCCAAAGATATCAAGGCATTCCTGTTCCAAAACAAACCTTAATTTTCAAAGGTAACGTCTTAGACGATCATATAAACGTTCATTATTCCGATATCCTCAATAATTCTCATATTCATCTCGTCGTAGAATCCGAATCCAAATTCGAATCGGACAAGAACATTAATATCATCAAGGCAGAACAGTCGTCTCCGACGAAGAAACTCCAACTCCTCCTCAAGATGCCAACGTCAAAACTAGGGATTGCCCTAGAAATGAATGTTACAGATAGCGTTAGAAGGGTAAAAGAGAGAATTCACTATATGGAAGGTGTACATGTGAGTAAATTAGTAATGTATGCTAATGGAATTGAATTGATTGATCATCAAAGTCTACAAGATTATGGACTTTCTGATAATTCAGAAATTGATGTTAGTATAATTAGGCCTAATTATATCGCGGCGTCTACGACAACAACTTCTTCAGGATCATCATCAGGAAATAATGTAAACGGATCGAAGAAAATAAGAATTATGGTTTTGTCTAAATGTGGTACGAAGAAAATTCCTATTGAAGTTAATCCCTCAGACAATGTGGGACACTTGAGAAAAGAACTACAAATATTGAACCAAAAATTGGAGTTAGATCTTCCAAAAGAAgggtatttttttatttataagcAGAATGTAATGGACGATGATTATTCATTTAGATGGCATCATGTTTCTCAAGGTGACACTATTGAGATCTTTAATGGTAGTGTCACTGGTGGagcttaa
- the LOC104121149 gene encoding transmembrane 9 superfamily member 3-like codes for MVKKDSMGCGYYVVVLVLLFFGATSVRSDSSDHKYKNGEEVPLYANKVGPFHNPSETYRYFDLPFCSPGHVKDKTEALGEVLNGDRLVTAPYKLDFLSDRETEVVCKKSLSKEEVARFRDAVAKDYYFQMFYDDLPIWGFIGKVDKERKSDPNEYKYYLFKHLHFDIHFNNDRVIEVNARTDPNALVDITEDKEVDVDFMYSVKWKETDIPFEKRMEKYSQTSALPHHLEIHWFSIINSCVTVLLLTGFLATILMRVLKNDFVKYAHDEETADDQEETGWKYIHGDVFRYPKRNSLFAAALGSGTQLFTLTIFIFILALVGVFYPYNRGALFTALVVIYALTSGIAGYTAASFYCQLEGKNWVRNLLLTGGLFCGPLFLTFCFLNTVAIAYHATAALPFGTIVVIFLIWALVTSPLLVLGGIAGKNSKAEFQAPCRTTKYPREIPQLPWYRGALPQMAMAGFLPFSAIYIELYYIFASVWGHRIYTIYSILFIVFIILIIVTAFITVALTYFQLAAEDHEWWWRSFLCGGSTGLFIYGYCLYYYYARSDMSGFMQTSFFFGYMACICYAFFLMLGTVGFRAALFFVRHIYRSIKCE; via the exons ATGGTGAAGAAGGATAGTATGGGGTGTGGCTATTACGTCGTCGTTTTGGTGCTCTTGTTCTTTGGAGCTACGAGTGTGAGATCAGATTCATCAGATCACAAATACAAAAATGGAGAAGAAGTCCCTTTATATGCAAACAAAGTTGGCCCTTTTCATAACCCTAG TGAAACATATCGCTACTTTGATCTTCCATTTTGTTCTCCAG GTCATGTGAAAGATAAAACAGAAGCTCTTGGTGAGGTGTTGAATGGAGATCGTTTAGTCACTGCTCCGTACAAGCTTGACTTTCTAAGTGATCGAGAAACTGAAGTAGTTTGCAAGAAGTCATTATCAAAGGAAGAAGTTGCAAGATTCCGTGACGCTGTTGCCAAGGATTACTACTTCCAGATGTTCTATGATGACCTGCCCATTTGGGGTTTTATTGGTAAGGTAGATAAGGAGAGAAAATCTGACCCCAATGAGTACAAATACTACCTTTTTAAACATCTTCATTTTGACATCCATTTCAACAACGATCGCGTGATTGAAGTTAATGCACGAACTGATCCCAATGCCTTAGTCGACATAACCGAAGATAAGGAAGTTGATGTAGACTTCATGTACTCTGTCAAATGGAAGGAAACAGACATCCCTTTTGAGAAAAGGATGGAAAAGTACTCACAGACTTCAGCTTTACCACATCATTTGGAGATCCACTGGTTCTCTATCATTAATTCTTGTGTCACAGTTCTGCTCTTAACTGGTTTTCTTGCCACAATTCTGATGCGAGTCCTTAAAAATGACTTTGTCAA ATACGCCCATGACGAGGAAACAGCTGATGACCAAGAAGAAACTGGGTGGAAGTACATTCACGGCGACGTGTTTAGGTACCCAAAGCGGAACTCACTTTTTGCAGCAGCCCTGGGTTCTGGCACACAGTTGTTTACCTT GACAATTTTCATATTCATACTTGCGCTTGTTGGCGTGTTTTACCCCTACAACCGAGGAGCTCTTTTCACAGCTTTGGTTGTTATTTATGCTCTTACATCAGGAATTGCAGGCTATACTGCAGCATCATTCTATTGCCAACTTGAAGGAAAAAATTGG GTAAGGAATTTGTTGTTGACAGGAGGTCTGTTCTGTGGACCGCTGTTTCTCACATTCTGCTTCCTTAATACTGTTGCAATTGCTTATCATGCAACTGCAGCACTTCCATTCGGTACCATCGTTGTCATTTTCCTCATATGGGCCCTTGTGACATCACCATTGCTTGTTTTGGGAGGAATCGCAGGAAAGAATAGCAAGGCAGAATTTCAAGCTCCATGCCGAACAACGAAATATCCAAGAGAGATACCACAATTACCCTGGTATCGTGGAGCTCTTCCTCAGATGGCAATGGCTGGGTTCTTGCCTTTCAGCGCCATCTACATTGAGCTCTACTACATATTTGCCAGCGTGTGGGGTCATAGGATTTACACCATTTACAGTATCTTATTCATAGTTTTCATCATTCTGATCATTGTCACTGCATTTATTACGGTGGCTTTGACGTACTTCCAACTTGCTGCAGAAGACCATGAATGGTGGTGGAG GTCTTTCCTTTGCGGTGGATCAACTGGTTTGTTCATCTATGGATACTGCCTGTATTACTATTATGCCCGATCAGACATGTCAGGCTTCATGCAAACCTCATTCTTCTTTGGTTACATGGCTTGCATATGTTACGCCTTCTTTCTCATGCTCGGAACTGTTGGTTTCCGAGCGGCTCTGTTTTTCGTCCGCCACATATACCGTTCAATCAAGTGCGAGTAA